A stretch of Sulfurimonas xiamenensis DNA encodes these proteins:
- the zupT gene encoding zinc transporter ZupT encodes MQDLSLETFLFAFALTLFAGLSTSIGAVLAFFSKSKNYTILSIGMGFSAGVMIYVSFMEILNKSKDSFTELYSSEITGESLTLLCFFAGIALSAFIDKMIPEDVNPHETRSNSELLELKPEAENFVLRNSKLKRTGIFTALAIGIHNFPEGFATFVSALESPSIGITIAFAIAIHNIPEGMAVSLPIYHATGNKKSAFWYATLSGLAEPIGALVGFFLLFPFMGEATLGITFAMVAGIMIYISFDELLPAARVYGNAHTTIGGITLGMLVMAISLIGFKLV; translated from the coding sequence ATGCAGGATTTATCACTTGAAACTTTTTTATTTGCTTTTGCTCTGACTCTATTTGCAGGGCTTTCTACATCAATCGGTGCCGTTTTGGCATTCTTTTCAAAAAGCAAAAACTATACTATTTTATCCATAGGGATGGGATTTTCCGCAGGTGTGATGATCTATGTCTCTTTTATGGAAATTTTAAATAAATCCAAAGACTCATTTACAGAACTCTACTCAAGTGAAATAACAGGAGAATCTTTGACTCTTTTGTGTTTTTTTGCCGGTATTGCTCTTAGCGCATTTATAGATAAAATGATTCCCGAAGATGTAAATCCACATGAGACAAGAAGCAATAGTGAACTTCTAGAGCTAAAACCGGAAGCTGAAAATTTTGTTTTACGAAATTCTAAACTTAAAAGAACTGGGATTTTTACAGCACTCGCCATAGGTATACACAACTTTCCGGAGGGTTTTGCTACTTTTGTATCAGCGCTTGAGAGCCCAAGCATAGGTATTACCATAGCATTTGCGATTGCGATTCACAATATACCTGAGGGCATGGCGGTATCTCTGCCTATATATCATGCAACAGGCAATAAAAAAAGTGCATTTTGGTATGCGACTCTCTCAGGCTTAGCAGAACCAATAGGTGCGCTTGTAGGCTTTTTTCTGCTTTTTCCTTTTATGGGAGAAGCTACACTTGGCATAACTTTTGCAATGGTTGCCGGAATAATGATTTACATATCTTTTGATGAACTTCTGCCTGCTGCAAGAGTCTATGGAAATGCACATACAACGATTGGAGGGATAACTCTTGGTATGCTGGTTATGGCAATAAGTCTCATTGGGTTTAAACTGGTATAG
- a CDS encoding ribonuclease HI: protein MYVDINKPTLFLFTDASVDPQTKVGYGAYLLLGEFELEAPLEKLKIKVKRFKETNSSKLELETFLWALEKLPTKNSKIIVYTDCQNIINLRNREEKIKKNHYMTRRGTLIKNHALYRKFYELTDLYECDFIKVKGHKKNEDKDEIDNYFTLVDRAAREALRK, encoded by the coding sequence ATGTATGTCGATATAAATAAGCCTACCCTCTTCCTCTTTACCGATGCCAGTGTTGATCCTCAAACAAAAGTTGGTTATGGTGCATACCTGCTTTTAGGCGAATTTGAGCTTGAAGCACCTCTTGAAAAATTAAAAATCAAAGTTAAAAGATTTAAAGAGACAAACTCTTCAAAGTTAGAGCTTGAGACTTTTTTATGGGCTTTGGAGAAACTGCCGACAAAAAACTCCAAGATAATAGTCTATACAGACTGTCAAAATATTATCAATCTAAGAAACAGAGAAGAGAAGATCAAAAAAAACCACTACATGACAAGAAGAGGCACGCTTATAAAAAACCACGCACTTTACAGAAAGTTTTATGAGCTCACAGACCTTTATGAGTGTGATTTCATCAAAGTAAAAGGGCATAAAAAGAACGAAGACAAAGATGAAATAGACAACTACTTCACTCTGGTAGACAGAGCAGCAAGAGAGGCGCTTAGAAAGTAA
- a CDS encoding Eco57I restriction-modification methylase domain-containing protein — protein MPIFLNSVLKTYKQNEALIAQRWASYQNFLAKVEFVKSVKEEKYQDGFLHDIFEECLGYTLDNTNPQEFNLEREKKNETDSKKADGVIYVDDEVIGIVELKDQKSKNLDAIEAQAFNYHNSHSNSKYIIISNFNELRFYIDKKTAYEKFDLFYLTYDEFKKLHLLLSYESIKEGLPLKLKEKSANFELQISKELYKDFSLFRTHLFENIVKNNSLDKSTLLRLTQKLCDRIIFMLFAEDRGLLRHNTIKEIREEFRAQKFTSYTLYDIYKFYFNAINEGNKKLGIPKYNGGLFAKDELLDTLIIDDEYLDMKAQKLSDYDFMSDVGVNILGHIFEQSLTDLEELQANIEHTDFDKKKSKRKKDGVFYTPEYITRYIVDNTLGKLCHDKKEELQIGGETLIPSNPKKLKKAEQTHKQNILAYREWLTNLKILDPACGSGAFLNQALEFLINEHTLVRDMLLPFEDLTLGYEIEKEILEHNLYGVDINEDAVEIAKLSLWLRTAHKGRELTSLAEKIVCANSLLEMPFDEGSFDVVIGNPPYVRVQGLKSNYEDEAKLYETKYKSATGNYDLYALFLEMSFGMLKPTGKLSYILPHKFLISDFGSGLRGFLAQNRAVESLLHFGSEMVFEDASTYTCIITLSHNNENLNFKAISPKDIFEPFNYDTVSYQKLSSEKWNLSNQDTTKVFEKIKQQPLIVKDVFAKIFQGAKTGSDDIFLLFKTQNGLYSKALDKIVEVESGLLKPMLKGEDISRYANLQNRYFVIFPYLIEDGKAKPMSESYIQENFPNGHEYLKANEEYLRGREKGRFNNPKEWFLFSRNQGVNYFHFSKIIIQELSLGSNLTFDDVGMCHAGQYSMVKKADIQEDDKFFLALLNSSLMWFFIKNTSTEFRGGYFAYQTKYIEPFPLPKLKSLNEQKPFVEKADKMLSLKKQLQETKQNFTNELGLEKLTKKLQNFEELEFEEFVTEYAKAKKLKFADKLAERNFKQEWQAIFENDKALTSKLKDEIIKTDKEIDKMVYKLYGLSEDEIKIVENS, from the coding sequence ATGCCGATATTTTTAAACTCAGTCCTAAAAACTTACAAACAAAATGAAGCCCTCATAGCTCAGAGATGGGCATCCTACCAAAACTTTTTGGCAAAAGTAGAGTTTGTAAAGAGCGTCAAAGAGGAGAAGTACCAAGACGGCTTCTTGCATGACATCTTTGAAGAGTGCTTAGGCTACACGCTTGACAACACAAACCCGCAAGAGTTCAATCTTGAGCGGGAAAAGAAGAATGAAACGGACTCTAAAAAAGCAGACGGCGTCATCTATGTAGATGACGAAGTTATCGGCATAGTGGAGCTAAAAGACCAAAAAAGCAAAAATCTAGATGCCATTGAAGCTCAAGCATTTAACTACCACAACTCACACTCAAACTCAAAATACATCATCATCTCAAACTTTAACGAGCTGAGATTTTACATAGACAAAAAAACCGCTTACGAGAAGTTTGACCTCTTTTACCTCACTTACGATGAGTTTAAAAAACTGCATCTTCTGCTAAGTTACGAGAGCATAAAAGAGGGCTTGCCGCTCAAACTAAAAGAGAAATCGGCAAACTTTGAACTCCAAATTTCTAAAGAACTGTACAAAGACTTCTCGCTCTTTAGAACACATCTTTTTGAAAATATAGTCAAAAACAACTCTCTTGACAAATCCACTCTCCTCCGCCTTACCCAAAAACTCTGCGACCGCATTATATTTATGCTCTTTGCAGAAGACAGAGGACTGCTGAGACACAACACCATCAAAGAGATACGAGAGGAGTTTAGAGCTCAAAAATTTACCTCTTACACACTTTACGACATCTATAAGTTCTACTTTAACGCCATAAACGAGGGAAATAAAAAGCTTGGCATCCCAAAATACAACGGCGGACTTTTTGCAAAAGATGAGCTTCTAGACACTCTCATCATAGATGACGAATACCTTGACATGAAAGCGCAAAAACTAAGCGACTACGACTTTATGAGCGATGTAGGCGTAAATATACTCGGACATATATTTGAGCAGTCACTTACAGACTTGGAGGAGCTTCAGGCAAACATAGAGCATACCGACTTTGACAAGAAAAAATCCAAACGCAAAAAAGACGGCGTCTTCTACACCCCTGAGTACATCACCCGCTACATAGTCGATAACACTCTGGGCAAGCTCTGCCATGATAAAAAAGAGGAGCTGCAAATCGGCGGCGAGACTTTAATACCCTCAAACCCGAAAAAACTCAAAAAAGCAGAACAAACCCATAAACAAAATATCCTTGCCTACCGCGAATGGCTCACAAACCTAAAGATACTAGACCCAGCATGCGGAAGCGGCGCATTTCTAAACCAAGCGTTAGAGTTTCTCATAAACGAACACACTCTCGTGCGAGATATGCTTCTGCCTTTTGAGGACTTAACACTCGGCTACGAGATAGAAAAAGAGATACTAGAACACAACCTCTACGGCGTAGACATCAACGAAGACGCAGTAGAGATAGCAAAACTCTCTTTGTGGCTTAGAACTGCTCATAAGGGAAGAGAGCTTACGAGTTTGGCGGAGAAAATAGTATGTGCAAACTCACTCCTTGAAATGCCGTTTGATGAGGGAAGTTTTGATGTGGTTATCGGCAATCCGCCGTATGTAAGAGTTCAAGGGCTAAAAAGCAACTATGAAGATGAAGCGAAGCTTTATGAAACAAAATACAAATCCGCAACAGGCAATTATGATTTGTATGCACTCTTTTTAGAGATGAGCTTTGGCATGTTAAAGCCTACTGGAAAACTAAGCTATATCTTGCCTCATAAATTTCTCATCTCTGATTTTGGAAGCGGCTTAAGGGGATTTTTGGCGCAAAACAGAGCAGTTGAGAGTCTGCTTCATTTTGGCAGTGAAATGGTTTTTGAAGATGCTTCAACCTACACATGCATCATCACACTTTCACACAACAACGAAAACTTAAATTTTAAAGCAATAAGCCCAAAAGATATCTTTGAACCTTTCAACTATGATACTGTAAGCTATCAAAAACTAAGCAGCGAAAAATGGAATCTTTCAAATCAAGACACCACAAAGGTATTTGAGAAAATAAAACAACAACCTTTAATAGTAAAAGATGTTTTTGCAAAGATTTTTCAAGGAGCCAAAACAGGCAGTGATGATATATTTTTACTATTCAAAACTCAAAATGGACTTTACTCAAAAGCACTTGATAAAATAGTCGAAGTTGAAAGTGGGCTTTTAAAACCAATGCTTAAAGGTGAAGATATAAGCCGTTATGCAAATTTGCAAAATAGATATTTTGTAATATTTCCATATCTTATTGAAGACGGTAAAGCAAAACCGATGAGTGAATCATATATCCAAGAAAATTTTCCAAATGGGCACGAGTACTTAAAAGCAAATGAAGAATATTTACGAGGGCGTGAAAAAGGAAGATTTAATAATCCAAAAGAGTGGTTTTTATTTAGTAGAAATCAAGGAGTTAATTACTTTCATTTCAGCAAAATTATTATTCAAGAATTAAGTCTTGGCTCTAATTTAACATTTGACGATGTCGGCATGTGTCATGCAGGTCAATACAGCATGGTCAAAAAAGCAGATATCCAAGAAGATGATAAATTTTTTCTTGCCTTGTTAAACTCTTCTCTGATGTGGTTTTTCATAAAAAATACAAGCACGGAGTTTAGAGGCGGCTATTTTGCTTATCAAACAAAATATATTGAACCTTTTCCACTTCCAAAACTAAAAAGTTTAAACGAACAAAAGCCATTTGTAGAAAAAGCCGACAAAATGCTCTCACTCAAAAAACAGCTCCAAGAGACAAAACAAAACTTTACAAATGAGCTGGGGTTAGAAAAACTGACTAAAAAACTCCAAAACTTTGAGGAGCTGGAGTTTGAGGAGTTTGTGACCGAATACGCAAAAGCAAAGAAACTAAAATTTGCCGACAAACTAGCAGAGCGAAACTTCAAACAAGAGTGGCAAGCCATTTTTGAGAACGATAAAGCCCTTACAAGCAAGCTAAAAGACGAGATAATCAAAACCGACAAAGAGATAGACAAAATGGTCTATAAACTCTATGGATTGAGCGAAGATGAGATTAAGATTGTGGAAAATAGCTGA
- a CDS encoding DUF4160 domain-containing protein — MRDKNTFLHVKKINDTIKQNSWRLDLPTVLRVDGFRFFFFSDEHLPLHIHVEKGDGYMRVELDTFKVTKRYKLSKTDEKKIITIIQEHQQKLIGA; from the coding sequence ATGAGAGATAAAAATACTTTTTTACATGTTAAGAAAATTAACGATACAATAAAGCAAAATTCATGGAGACTTGATTTGCCAACGGTACTAAGAGTAGACGGTTTTAGATTTTTCTTTTTTAGTGATGAACATTTGCCGTTGCACATTCATGTTGAAAAAGGCGATGGCTACATGAGGGTTGAACTTGATACCTTTAAAGTTACCAAGCGGTATAAACTCTCTAAAACAGATGAGAAAAAGATAATAACCATTATACAAGAGCATCAGCAAAAACTTATAGGAGCGTAG
- a CDS encoding DUF2442 domain-containing protein, whose protein sequence is MNTSITRVDFGDKIYIYLKSSDILTIPYSYTKKIQNTKKEQLLNYRIIGGGIGVHFEEIDEDISLSGIIAYKINHELKAS, encoded by the coding sequence ATGAATACTTCAATTACAAGAGTTGATTTCGGTGATAAAATTTATATCTACTTAAAAAGCAGTGATATTTTGACTATACCTTACAGTTATACCAAAAAAATTCAAAATACAAAAAAAGAGCAGCTTTTAAACTATCGTATTATTGGCGGCGGTATAGGAGTTCATTTTGAAGAGATAGATGAGGATATTTCACTGAGCGGTATTATTGCATATAAAATAAATCATGAGCTAAAAGCTTCTTAA
- a CDS encoding DUF2231 domain-containing protein produces MNILHPPFVHFVVALPVIALFSQFTFFITKDKAYSKAAFRIVGFAMLASFLAIISGIEDAQKIMANQNIIQEGVSSLNSHKIFGFIVVAILIATSIVKWLAISKDSLLYENVSLVLIVVLLIVSLYQGRSGGILVYKYSAGIDKSVAIQRVDEQKISKY; encoded by the coding sequence ATGAATATATTACATCCTCCGTTTGTACATTTTGTGGTAGCATTACCAGTTATTGCTTTGTTTTCCCAATTTACTTTCTTCATTACAAAAGACAAAGCTTATTCCAAAGCAGCATTTAGAATTGTCGGTTTTGCGATGCTGGCATCTTTTCTCGCTATAATCAGCGGAATAGAAGATGCACAAAAAATTATGGCAAATCAAAATATCATTCAAGAAGGTGTAAGCTCTTTAAATAGCCATAAAATATTCGGCTTTATTGTTGTAGCTATTTTAATAGCGACTTCTATAGTAAAATGGCTTGCCATTTCTAAAGACTCTCTTTTATATGAGAATGTCTCTCTTGTTTTAATAGTAGTTCTGTTGATAGTTTCACTTTATCAAGGAAGAAGCGGGGGAATACTTGTTTATAAATACTCTGCAGGTATCGATAAGAGTGTTGCTATACAAAGAGTTGATGAGCAAAAAATTAGTAAATATTAG
- a CDS encoding lipid A deacylase LpxR family protein, which translates to MKIKLLKKSFLFLTTSLIYADTVSLVLENDAIVGQDHHYTNGIYLTCMSENNTTFPDLLSFIDLEQKNIAFSISHAIFTPENKEINTRDLNDLPYAGYVDLNFLAYKSSANFFHEAGINIGMVGPFAQADTLQKDFHSLFGFNEPNGWDNQLDDEFIYGISYNVGYKTDPFAIQDLSLDLTTNIKADLGNFYTGTLVGTSLRLSSIAMRSFTTAGNFIGANETSVLNYEPTKSFNWALSLSIYYNKFNTYYLIDEAIEEGYYLDELDYIISQKLALDLYYNALKVSLYLKSVDIQTKSIFSSSNEKIGGISIIWKWD; encoded by the coding sequence TTGAAAATTAAGTTATTAAAAAAAAGTTTCTTATTTTTAACAACTTCTTTGATATATGCTGACACAGTATCACTTGTTTTGGAAAATGATGCAATCGTTGGGCAAGATCATCATTACACAAATGGTATATACCTTACTTGTATGAGTGAAAACAACACTACATTTCCTGATCTTTTAAGTTTTATTGATTTAGAACAAAAAAATATCGCTTTTTCAATCTCACACGCTATATTTACGCCTGAAAATAAAGAGATTAATACAAGAGATTTAAATGATTTACCTTATGCGGGTTATGTTGACTTAAACTTTTTAGCTTATAAATCATCTGCAAATTTTTTTCATGAAGCGGGTATAAATATAGGTATGGTTGGTCCTTTTGCACAAGCGGATACGCTGCAAAAAGACTTTCACTCTCTATTTGGATTTAATGAACCAAACGGGTGGGATAACCAGTTAGATGATGAATTTATCTACGGGATTTCTTATAATGTCGGTTACAAAACAGATCCCTTTGCAATTCAAGATTTGAGCTTAGACCTCACGACAAATATCAAAGCTGACCTTGGCAATTTTTATACTGGAACATTAGTGGGCACTTCTTTGAGGCTGAGCAGCATTGCGATGCGTAGTTTTACTACTGCAGGAAATTTCATAGGTGCGAATGAGACCTCAGTGCTTAATTATGAACCAACCAAAAGTTTTAATTGGGCATTATCCCTTAGCATATATTACAATAAATTTAATACCTACTATTTAATTGATGAAGCAATTGAAGAGGGATATTATCTTGATGAATTAGACTATATAATTAGTCAAAAACTTGCTTTAGATCTCTATTACAATGCTCTAAAAGTCTCTCTTTATCTTAAATCTGTTGATATTCAAACAAAGAGTATATTTTCTTCTAGTAATGAAAAAATAGGCGGCATCAGTATTATTTGGAAGTGGGACTGA
- the ychF gene encoding redox-regulated ATPase YchF yields MGLSIGLVGLPNVGKSTTFNALTKAQNAEAANYPFCTIEPNKAVVPVPDVRLQELAKIVNPERIQHSTLDFVDIAGLVKGASKGEGLGNKFLSNIRETEVILHIVRCFEDDNIVHTEGSIHPLRDVEIIEGELILADIEVLQNRADRLKKQAKTDKSAAAVLALAEELLEFLADGNLAKNFPKADSDEYKQLNHEVRLLTGKEIMYGANVDEEGLVEDSQYVLDLKEHAAKNNCELIKLCAKIEEELVGLEDDEAEEFLSSLGVEESGLGQIIQKGFDKLGLMSYFTAGVKEVRAWTIRKNTTAPKAAAVIHNDFEKGFIRAEVISYEDFIACGGEAKAKEAGKMRLEGKEYIVQDGDIMHFRFNV; encoded by the coding sequence ATGGGTTTAAGTATCGGTCTTGTAGGACTTCCAAATGTAGGCAAATCAACAACTTTTAACGCACTTACAAAAGCACAAAACGCGGAGGCGGCTAACTACCCGTTTTGTACCATCGAGCCAAACAAGGCAGTCGTTCCTGTTCCTGATGTAAGATTGCAAGAACTTGCAAAGATAGTAAATCCTGAACGCATTCAGCACTCTACTCTTGATTTTGTAGATATCGCAGGATTGGTTAAAGGTGCTAGCAAAGGTGAAGGACTAGGAAACAAGTTTTTATCTAACATCCGCGAGACTGAAGTGATTTTACATATTGTCAGATGTTTTGAAGATGATAACATCGTTCATACAGAGGGAAGCATCCACCCGCTAAGAGATGTGGAGATAATCGAGGGAGAGCTTATTTTAGCTGATATCGAGGTTTTACAAAACAGAGCAGACAGACTTAAAAAACAGGCAAAAACTGACAAAAGTGCAGCTGCTGTTTTAGCTTTAGCAGAAGAACTTTTAGAGTTTTTAGCTGATGGGAATCTGGCTAAAAACTTTCCAAAAGCAGACAGTGACGAGTATAAGCAGCTAAATCACGAAGTAAGACTCTTAACAGGCAAAGAGATTATGTACGGTGCAAATGTCGATGAGGAAGGTCTGGTTGAAGACAGCCAATATGTACTGGACCTAAAAGAGCATGCGGCAAAAAACAACTGCGAACTTATAAAACTTTGTGCAAAAATCGAAGAGGAGCTCGTCGGTCTTGAGGATGATGAAGCAGAAGAGTTTTTAAGCTCTCTTGGCGTTGAAGAGTCTGGACTTGGACAAATCATCCAAAAAGGTTTTGACAAACTTGGACTTATGAGTTACTTTACAGCAGGTGTAAAAGAGGTTCGCGCTTGGACAATCCGCAAAAACACTACGGCTCCAAAAGCAGCAGCAGTTATTCATAATGATTTTGAAAAAGGTTTTATCCGCGCAGAAGTTATCTCCTATGAAGATTTTATAGCCTGCGGCGGCGAAGCAAAAGCAAAAGAAGCAGGAAAAATGAGACTAGAAGGCAAAGAGTACATCGTACAAGACGGCGATATCATGCACTTTAGATTTAATGTCTAA
- a CDS encoding ABC transporter permease gives MVKHILNIYRLVVKEIQTLSKDKVMLFLIFYSFSFAIYISAKATSTELVNAPITFVDEDRSMFSQRVIDSFYKPMFNTPELISYDEMDRGMDRGLYTFVVVIPSGFERDLIEGRKTELQLNIDATRMSQAGIGAGYISQIISQEVASFLKLPSTTPKIGIVPTYKYNPNLTGTWFGSINEVIDNIMTFSILLAAAALMREREHGTIEHLLVMPINTAEIILSKIFATMVVILVSVIFSLYVIVDMLLQVPLAGSMTLFLFSSLLVLFSTTSIGIFIGTITKSMPQLGMMFMLVVLPLMMLSGGITPYESMPEILQYIMRLSPTSHFIDVAQAILFRGAGFEVVWKHLLAIFAIGVFFFTFALLTFKKSIES, from the coding sequence ATGGTAAAACATATTTTAAATATATATCGTCTTGTTGTAAAAGAGATTCAAACACTTTCAAAAGACAAAGTTATGCTTTTTTTGATATTTTATTCATTTAGTTTTGCTATTTATATAAGTGCAAAAGCAACTTCAACTGAGCTGGTAAATGCTCCGATTACTTTTGTGGATGAAGACAGATCTATGTTTTCACAAAGAGTTATCGACTCTTTTTATAAACCAATGTTCAATACTCCTGAACTTATATCTTATGATGAGATGGATAGAGGAATGGACAGAGGACTCTATACTTTTGTTGTTGTAATACCAAGCGGTTTTGAAAGAGATCTTATAGAAGGCAGAAAAACTGAACTACAGTTAAATATTGATGCTACAAGGATGTCTCAGGCGGGCATCGGTGCAGGATATATTTCACAAATAATATCCCAAGAGGTAGCTTCGTTTTTAAAACTTCCATCAACTACTCCAAAGATAGGGATTGTGCCAACCTATAAATATAATCCCAATCTAACAGGCACTTGGTTTGGAAGCATTAATGAAGTTATAGATAATATTATGACATTCTCAATTTTGCTTGCCGCTGCGGCTCTTATGCGTGAGAGAGAACACGGCACGATTGAGCATCTTCTTGTTATGCCTATAAATACGGCAGAAATTATACTCTCAAAAATCTTCGCGACAATGGTTGTGATTTTGGTAAGTGTGATTTTTTCTCTATATGTGATTGTAGATATGCTATTACAGGTACCTCTTGCAGGATCTATGACTCTGTTTTTATTTAGCTCTCTTTTAGTTCTTTTTTCTACAACATCCATAGGGATTTTTATAGGTACTATTACAAAGTCTATGCCTCAACTCGGTATGATGTTTATGTTAGTCGTGTTACCTCTTATGATGCTCTCAGGCGGAATCACACCTTATGAAAGTATGCCCGAGATTTTGCAGTATATTATGAGGCTCTCTCCCACAAGTCACTTTATAGATGTTGCGCAAGCGATACTTTTTAGAGGAGCCGGATTTGAAGTGGTGTGGAAACATCTGCTTGCAATCTTTGCCATAGGAGTGTTTTTTTTCACCTTTGCGCTATTAACTTTTAAAAAAAGTATAGAGTCGTAA